From Glycine max cultivar Williams 82 chromosome 11, Glycine_max_v4.0, whole genome shotgun sequence, the proteins below share one genomic window:
- the LOC100809687 gene encoding ankyrin repeat-containing protein At5g02620, producing MDTPNAQPQAASASTPRTPRKKMTKQLTGKRDDTPLHSAARAGNMSVLKDTVSGSEEGELRVLLTKQNHSGETILFVAAEYGYVEMVRELIQYYDPAGAGIKASNGFDALHIAAKQGDLDIVKILMEAHPELSMTVDPSNTTAVHTAALQGHTEIVKLLLEAGSNLATIARSNGKTALHSAARNGHLEVVKALLGKEPVVATRTDKKGQTALHMAVKGQSLEVVEELIKADPSTINMVDNKGNTALHIATRKGRAQIIKLLLGQTETNGLVVNKSGETALDTAEKTGNSEIKDILLEHGVRSAKAIKAQPGTATARELKQTVSDIKHEVHYQLEHTRQTRRGVQGIAKRINKMHAEGLNNAINSTTVVAVLIATVAFAAIFTVPGQFADDPKVLPAGMTIGEANIAPQAAFLIFFVFDSIALFISLAVVVVQTSVVIIESKAKKQMMAIINKLMWLACVLISVAFLALSFVVVGKDQKWLAIGVTIIGTTIMATTLGTMSYWVIRHRIEASNLRSIRKSSMESRSRSFSVSVMSDSELLNNERKILYAI from the exons ATGGACACACCAAATGCACAGCCACAAGCTGCATCAGCAAGCACGCCAAGGACGCCAAGGAAAAAAATGACTAAGCAATTGACAGGTAAAAGGGATGATACACCTTTGCACTCTGCAGCAAGAGCAGGGAATATGAGTGTTCTGAAAGACACGGTTAGTGGTAGTGAAGAGGGTGAATTGCGTGTGTTGTTGACAAAGCAGAACCATAGCGGAGAAACGATTCTTTTTGTTGCTGCTGAATATGGTTATGTTGAAATGGTTAGGGAGCTGATTCAATATTATGATCCTGCTGGTGCTGGAATTAAGGCCAGTAATGGTTTTGATGCACTTCACATTGCTGCCAAGCAAGGGGATTTAG ATATTGTGAAGATCCTGATGGAGGCTCATCCTGAATTGTCAATGACTGTGGATCCATCCAACACCACAGCAGTGCACACTGCTGCATTACAAGGGCATACTGAGATAGTAAAGCTTCTATTGGAAGCAGGTAGTAATCTGGCAACCATTGCTAGAAGTAATGGGAAAACAGCTTTGCATTCTGCTGCGAGAAATGGACATTTGGAGGTTGTGAAAGCGCTATTGGGGAAGGAGCCTGTGGTTGCAACGCGGACAGATAAGAAGGGACAGACAGCACTTCACATGGCAGTGAAGGGACAGAGTCTTGAGGTGGTGGAGGAGTTGATAAAAGCTGATCCCTCAACAATAAACATGGTTGATAATAAGGGTAACACAGCATTGCATATAGCAACCAGGAAGGGCAGGGCTCAG ATTATTAAGTTGCTTCTTGGGCAGACAGAAACCAATGGCTTGGTAGTTAATAAATCTGGCGAAACTGCACTAGACACAGCTGAGAAAACTGGGAATTCTGAAATTAAAGACATTCTCCTTGAACACGGTGTTCGAAGCGCCAAAGCCATAAAGGCTCAACCAGGAACAGCTACAGCCCGAGAGTTGAAACAAACTGTGAGTGACATAAAGCATGAAGTCCACTACCAGTTGGAACACACACGCCAAACTCGAAGAGGTGTTCAAGGCATAGCCAAGCGCATCAACAAAATGCATGCTGAAGGACTCAACAATGCAATAAACTCCACAACTGTGGTTGCAGTCCTCATTGCCACAGTTGCCTTTGCAGCCATCTTCACAGTCCCTGGCCAATTTGCTGATGATCCAAAAGTCCTCCCTGCAGGAATGACCATTGGTGAAGCAAACATAGCACCGCAAGCTgcatttctcattttcttcgTCTTTGATTCCATCGCGCTCTTCATTTCTCTGGCCGTCGTGGTGGTGCAAACCTCAGTCGTGATCATAGAAAGCAAAGCAAAGAAGCAGATGATGGCCATCATTAACAAACTAATGTGGTTGGCTTGTGTGCTTATCTCTGTGGCCTTCTTGGCACTGTCATTTGTAGTGGTGGGGAAGGACCAGAAGTGGCTTGCAATTGGAGTCACAATCATAGGGACAACTATAATGGCCACAACTTTGGGCACCATGAGTTACTGGGTCATTAGGCATCGCATTGAGGCCTCAAACTTAAGGAGCATTCGGAAATCTTCAATGGAAAGCAGGTCAAGGTCTTTTTCAGTGTCTGTTATGTCAGATTCTGAGCTACTAAACAATGAGCGTAAGATATTGTATGCGATATAG